A window from Rhizosphaericola mali encodes these proteins:
- the thiD gene encoding bifunctional hydroxymethylpyrimidine kinase/phosphomethylpyrimidine kinase has protein sequence MKKYTYPSVMTIAGFDGSGGAGIQADIKTISALGCFATSVLTALPVQNTTGVKHIFPIPIEAVKLQIETIMEDIMPDSIKIGMVHTSELAITIVDTLKKFKKVPIVFDPVMVATSGHRLIEDDTIEVMIEKLFPIADIITPNMDEIAILANCKVDNLEEMILAGEYIKKLGCKNILLKGGHLPTEKLTSILLTPEEIKFYSYDKVLTNNTHGSGCTLSSAIASYLALGYPTNEAVYLGQEYVFNAISNGADVLIGKGNGPLNHFYKPQKLVKNEMVRS, from the coding sequence ATGAAAAAATATACTTACCCGTCGGTTATGACGATTGCAGGGTTTGATGGGAGCGGAGGCGCTGGGATACAAGCAGATATCAAGACCATCTCTGCACTTGGATGTTTTGCGACCTCTGTATTGACGGCTCTTCCTGTACAAAATACAACTGGTGTTAAACACATTTTTCCTATTCCGATTGAGGCCGTAAAACTACAAATAGAAACTATAATGGAAGATATCATGCCTGATTCTATCAAAATAGGTATGGTACACACTTCTGAATTAGCTATAACAATAGTGGATACACTTAAAAAATTTAAAAAAGTACCAATAGTATTTGACCCTGTTATGGTTGCCACTAGTGGTCACCGATTAATAGAAGATGATACAATTGAAGTAATGATTGAGAAATTATTTCCAATAGCGGATATTATAACGCCTAATATGGATGAAATTGCCATACTTGCCAATTGTAAAGTTGATAATTTGGAAGAAATGATCCTTGCTGGAGAATATATTAAAAAACTTGGTTGTAAAAATATTTTACTAAAAGGAGGACATCTACCAACTGAAAAACTAACTTCTATATTACTCACTCCAGAAGAGATTAAATTTTATAGTTATGATAAAGTACTAACGAATAATACTCATGGTTCTGGATGTACCTTGTCATCGGCTATTGCATCCTATTTAGCTTTAGGATATCCAACTAATGAAGCTGTTTATCTTGGACAGGAATATGTATTTAATGCAATAAGCAATGGCGCAGATGTATTGATTGGAAAAGGAAATGGTCCTTTAAATCACTTTTATAAACCTCAGAAATTAGTAAAAAATGAAATGGTCAGATCATAG
- a CDS encoding T9SS type A sorting domain-containing protein: MYFVKKIAFIIFLLSFINNCFGQSDITISTTLTNPNCNGTASGSIVVTASGGSGIYQYELNESNAGGWQKSGTFNNLIAGTYPVSVKDANNNYKTIYVTLTDPTAVTANVTSTTASCQATNDATLTVTASGGAGSYNYSWSYGGTPISSTDTRFKNYNTSTITGPSGTYTISVTDKNSCSGAVKYYNASTIPLTSASFNQDVVVEKSAAFPVIKNGNNAYNVTSKLDNDGTGYVFFESGYPSNGSNTDGLPQNNTITSTQDNSLTYTLQSYSANNSARTSNGGSSTLQLATPAAYGKLLILGTSGSGSSTYSYSINFNDNTSYVGTLNNNAINYRDWYSSTGSDISLRNLNRVRLDATKQTGNNYSIFEAPIILPPSYFNKTINSITLTNTSSNTSARGNIFALSGFKANATSAIVGYAASGVTQPSVTISSTLDSSTNYYCKGQSITFTATTVHGGTAPTYLLEQSINGRAYTQVASNATSNTYSYTPADTTTTFSIRVTATASSDAGCLTNTTSNQTIYTVTQHAISPTVTSNGPTTICQGTNANYTVVNTTNGGNSPSFTWYDGSTSVGTGTSLNINNLTSGTHQIQVKMLSSISCASNNPIISTINTTVNTSPTPTITISNTNASIPITYAIASSSNLGTNPKYQWFLNNDSITGATSTTYTTSTTTSSGDIYSLRVTSSATCANPAIVMSNYRTVATALPIVLKSFIATAYSNNITLNWQTATEINTDRFEILRKYQDSSDFNTVGTVKATNNSSGSTYQFIDYPRFAGTYQYRLKNYDFDGNYQLSDIVSVYFGLNGANSTNKLYPNPFNDKLIINVNNTKSQSVNVIIYNMNGSIIQTKGIQLASGVQNFELTNLSNIPSGVYIIKIIDQSNNPIATFNAIKK; encoded by the coding sequence ATGTATTTTGTAAAAAAAATTGCATTTATCATTTTTTTATTAAGTTTTATTAATAATTGTTTTGGACAATCAGATATTACTATTTCTACGACTTTAACCAATCCTAATTGTAATGGAACTGCATCTGGATCAATTGTTGTGACCGCTTCTGGAGGCTCTGGTATTTACCAATACGAATTAAATGAATCAAATGCCGGAGGCTGGCAAAAAAGTGGTACATTCAATAATTTAATCGCGGGCACCTATCCTGTAAGTGTCAAAGATGCAAACAATAATTATAAAACTATCTATGTTACACTAACAGACCCTACTGCAGTCACTGCTAATGTAACTTCGACAACTGCATCATGTCAAGCCACAAATGATGCAACCTTAACAGTAACTGCATCTGGAGGAGCGGGCTCTTATAATTATTCTTGGAGTTACGGTGGCACCCCTATTAGTTCTACAGATACAAGATTTAAAAATTATAATACATCTACCATTACAGGACCTTCAGGAACATATACCATATCTGTAACGGATAAAAATAGTTGTAGTGGTGCTGTTAAATATTATAACGCAAGTACAATTCCTTTAACATCTGCAAGTTTTAACCAAGATGTTGTGGTTGAAAAATCGGCGGCCTTCCCAGTAATTAAAAATGGAAATAATGCTTATAATGTTACTTCAAAATTAGATAATGATGGTACAGGCTATGTTTTTTTTGAATCTGGCTATCCGAGTAATGGTTCTAATACAGATGGACTACCTCAAAATAATACAATTACAAGTACACAAGATAATTCGTTAACATATACACTTCAATCATATAGTGCAAATAATTCTGCACGAACATCAAATGGAGGCTCATCAACACTTCAATTAGCTACTCCCGCAGCATATGGCAAGTTGCTTATATTAGGTACTTCTGGAAGTGGGAGTTCAACCTATAGTTATTCAATTAATTTCAATGACAATACCTCATACGTTGGCACATTGAATAATAATGCCATAAATTACAGAGATTGGTATTCATCAACTGGATCAGATATATCGCTTAGAAATCTAAATAGGGTAAGATTAGATGCTACCAAGCAAACTGGCAATAATTATTCAATTTTTGAAGCGCCTATCATTCTTCCTCCTTCTTATTTTAATAAAACAATAAATTCCATCACCCTAACTAATACATCTAGTAATACCTCTGCTAGAGGAAATATTTTTGCACTCTCTGGCTTCAAAGCAAATGCAACATCTGCAATTGTTGGATATGCAGCTAGCGGAGTTACACAACCGTCAGTTACTATAAGTTCCACATTAGACTCTAGTACCAATTATTATTGTAAAGGACAATCCATAACATTCACAGCGACAACAGTTCATGGAGGAACAGCACCAACGTATTTGCTAGAGCAGTCAATAAATGGGAGGGCTTATACTCAAGTTGCTTCTAATGCTACAAGCAATACATATTCTTACACTCCAGCTGACACCACAACAACTTTTTCAATTAGAGTTACGGCAACGGCAAGTTCAGATGCAGGTTGTTTAACTAACACAACAAGTAACCAAACCATTTACACCGTCACTCAACATGCAATAAGCCCAACTGTTACTTCTAATGGACCAACGACTATTTGTCAGGGGACAAATGCTAATTACACGGTTGTTAATACTACAAATGGAGGTAACAGTCCTTCATTTACTTGGTATGACGGCTCAACTAGCGTAGGAACTGGAACAAGCTTAAATATCAATAATTTAACAAGCGGGACACATCAAATACAAGTAAAAATGTTGAGCAGCATTAGTTGTGCGTCCAATAATCCTATCATATCTACAATTAATACTACAGTTAATACATCACCAACACCTACTATAACTATTTCAAATACGAATGCATCCATTCCAATTACTTATGCAATTGCATCATCTTCTAATTTGGGAACAAATCCAAAATACCAATGGTTTTTAAATAATGATTCGATTACAGGAGCGACCTCAACAACTTATACTACTTCTACGACAACTTCAAGTGGAGATATTTATTCTTTGAGAGTTACTTCTAGTGCCACATGTGCTAATCCCGCAATTGTTATGAGTAATTATAGAACTGTAGCAACGGCTCTGCCTATTGTATTAAAATCATTTATAGCGACAGCTTATTCCAATAATATAACTTTAAATTGGCAAACAGCAACAGAAATAAATACAGATCGTTTTGAAATCTTACGCAAATATCAAGATAGTTCGGATTTTAATACCGTAGGTACTGTTAAAGCTACTAATAATTCAAGTGGTAGTACATATCAATTTATTGATTACCCAAGATTTGCAGGTACTTACCAATATCGATTAAAAAACTATGACTTTGATGGTAATTATCAACTATCAGATATTGTGTCTGTTTATTTTGGATTAAATGGTGCAAATAGCACAAATAAACTGTATCCAAACCCATTCAATGATAAATTAATCATCAATGTTAATAATACAAAGTCACAATCTGTGAATGTTATAATATATAATATGAATGGAAGCATAATTCAAACAAAAGGTATTCAATTAGCAAGTGGAGTACAAAATTTTGAATTGACAAATCTTTCAAATATACCATCTGGAGTTTATATCATTAAAATAATTGACCAGTCAAATAATCCAATAGCAACCTTCAACGCAATAAAAAAATAA
- the thiE gene encoding thiamine phosphate synthase has translation MTRKEKTFPYQLYLVISKNDCKNKNMLHVAEQAILGGVDLIQIREKKLSYELFLEEAARLLEITTKYGVPLIINDNINIAIQLDTAGVHVGNNDIAPTQIRKIWNEPSKLIGYSIEYMDQLKSDDCIVSDYLGISPVFLTPTKKDTVTEWGLSGITKIRKNTDLPLIAIGNIHKENIRSVIKAGADCIAVVSAICSAIEPQKAAFELKNEILK, from the coding sequence ATGACCAGAAAAGAAAAAACATTCCCTTATCAACTATATCTTGTGATATCTAAAAATGATTGTAAAAACAAAAATATGTTGCATGTCGCTGAGCAAGCAATTTTAGGTGGCGTTGATCTTATCCAAATAAGAGAAAAAAAATTATCTTATGAATTATTTTTAGAAGAAGCTGCAAGATTATTAGAAATAACGACGAAGTATGGAGTTCCCCTTATAATTAATGATAATATTAATATTGCAATTCAATTGGACACGGCTGGTGTGCATGTTGGTAACAATGATATTGCACCAACTCAAATACGCAAAATATGGAATGAGCCATCTAAATTAATAGGATACTCGATTGAATATATGGATCAACTGAAAAGTGATGATTGCATAGTGTCAGATTATTTGGGGATCAGTCCTGTATTCCTTACTCCAACTAAAAAAGATACTGTTACAGAGTGGGGACTTTCCGGTATTACAAAAATTAGAAAGAATACAGATCTACCATTGATTGCTATTGGAAATATACATAAAGAAAATATTCGATCCGTTATAAAAGCTGGCGCCGATTGTATAGCAGTAGTTTCTGCTATTTGCAGTGCTATTGAACCTCAAAAAGCCGCATTTGAATTAAAAAATGAAATTTTAAAATGA
- the thiM gene encoding hydroxyethylthiazole kinase, translating into MDKKIWELISSVRQSSPLILNITNYVVMNNSANALLSIGASPIMSHAITEMEEMLRIANALVINIGTLDENWSKSMLLGAELAMQMDKPWILDPVGAGSTTYRSNISDQLLQFNPTIIRGNASEIMALAKYHNGNTKGVDSCNNSLDAISAAQYLNNKYSSIVCISGEVDIIVSMNDIYYLKNGHALMTKVTGLGCSQSAILGGMIAISKDVILAALAGMALLGVAGELAAAKSAGPGSLQLNLLDKLYNLTESEFIQTIQLSK; encoded by the coding sequence ATGGATAAAAAAATTTGGGAGTTGATTTCTTCCGTAAGGCAATCTTCGCCGCTTATCTTAAATATTACGAACTATGTAGTGATGAATAATTCCGCGAATGCATTATTATCCATAGGAGCTTCGCCTATTATGTCTCATGCCATTACTGAAATGGAAGAAATGCTTCGGATTGCCAATGCATTAGTTATTAATATTGGCACTTTAGATGAAAATTGGAGCAAATCAATGTTATTAGGTGCAGAGCTTGCAATGCAGATGGATAAGCCTTGGATACTAGATCCAGTTGGTGCAGGATCTACTACTTACAGGAGCAATATTTCGGATCAATTATTACAATTTAACCCCACTATTATTAGAGGTAATGCGTCAGAAATTATGGCACTTGCAAAATACCATAATGGAAATACAAAAGGTGTAGATAGTTGTAATAATAGTTTGGATGCTATTTCGGCTGCACAGTATTTAAATAATAAGTATAGTTCAATAGTTTGTATTTCGGGAGAAGTTGATATTATAGTTTCAATGAATGATATTTATTATTTGAAGAATGGTCATGCTTTAATGACAAAAGTAACAGGTTTGGGATGTAGTCAATCTGCTATCCTCGGAGGAATGATAGCAATATCCAAAGATGTAATTTTAGCGGCTTTAGCGGGAATGGCACTGTTGGGAGTAGCAGGAGAGCTAGCCGCAGCCAAATCTGCTGGTCCGGGATCGTTACAATTGAATCTTTTAGACAAATTATATAATCTAACAGAGTCAGAGTTTATTCAAACTATTCAATTATCCAAATGA
- a CDS encoding phosphatase PAP2 family protein: MILSILIYSTSKYQLFTFINHHRSYTADIIFTFFTELGSGYILIPIGIYLLFKKNYKAILSFTIILLMNSLIVSILKHYFYEPRPLLSYGKAVVQTAPWVELYQKYSFPSGHTALSFAIATYVAILFKNSKVQFFAFAIAACIGYSRVYLGEHFPIDVCCGSILGFTVACLYFIIKEWIISLISRKKEIKATIPELSKN, from the coding sequence ATGATTTTATCAATCTTGATTTATTCAACATCTAAATATCAATTATTCACTTTTATCAATCATCATCGTTCTTATACTGCTGATATTATTTTTACCTTTTTTACAGAATTAGGAAGTGGTTATATTCTTATTCCTATAGGTATTTATTTATTATTTAAAAAAAATTACAAAGCCATATTAAGTTTTACTATTATTCTATTGATGAATTCTTTGATCGTATCAATCCTAAAACATTATTTCTATGAACCTCGTCCATTATTGAGTTATGGGAAAGCTGTAGTACAAACAGCACCGTGGGTAGAACTGTATCAAAAATATTCTTTTCCTTCTGGTCATACGGCGCTCTCATTTGCGATTGCAACTTATGTTGCGATTCTATTTAAAAACAGTAAAGTCCAGTTCTTTGCATTTGCTATAGCAGCATGCATTGGGTATTCAAGAGTTTATTTAGGAGAACATTTCCCTATTGATGTATGTTGCGGTTCTATTTTAGGATTTACAGTAGCTTGCTTGTATTTTATTATAAAAGAATGGATTATAAGTTTAATCTCAAGGAAAAAGGAAATCAAAGCAACCATCCCCGAACTATCTAAAAATTAA
- the tenA gene encoding thiaminase II produces the protein MKWSDHSWNAIEPIYNKITTMPFIQELANGKLATEKFKYYIGQDALYLEQFGRVLAMIAAKAPNTEIALAFIQFSQNAMVVENTLHASYFLDYNITNNFILQPACHHYTHFLKSIVSFDSIEIAMAAVLPCFWIYKKVGDYLLNLKTVNNNPYQKWINTYGGEDFAISVTKAIRLCDEVADISNKKIKDQMTSVFYRASIMEFEFWDAAYFMKQWSY, from the coding sequence ATGAAATGGTCAGATCATAGTTGGAATGCAATAGAACCAATTTATAATAAAATAACCACCATGCCATTTATACAAGAATTGGCGAATGGAAAACTAGCAACTGAAAAATTTAAATATTATATTGGTCAAGATGCCTTGTATTTAGAGCAGTTCGGACGTGTTTTAGCAATGATTGCAGCAAAAGCACCTAATACAGAAATTGCATTGGCATTTATTCAATTTAGTCAAAATGCGATGGTAGTTGAAAATACACTACATGCTTCCTATTTTTTAGATTATAATATTACAAATAATTTTATTTTACAACCAGCTTGTCATCATTATACGCATTTCTTAAAAAGTATAGTTTCTTTTGATTCAATTGAAATTGCCATGGCCGCCGTTTTACCTTGTTTCTGGATTTACAAAAAAGTGGGAGATTATCTACTTAATCTCAAAACTGTAAATAATAATCCCTATCAAAAATGGATAAATACCTATGGAGGTGAAGATTTTGCTATTTCTGTAACAAAAGCTATTCGTCTTTGTGATGAAGTCGCTGATATTTCTAATAAAAAAATTAAAGATCAGATGACTTCTGTATTTTATCGTGCCTCTATTATGGAATTTGAATTTTGGGATGCCGCTTATTTTATGAAACAATGGAGTTATTAG
- a CDS encoding TIGR03915 family putative DNA repair protein, with protein sequence MIQYIYDGSFGGFLCCVFECFERREFDVQLITEKVFAPDFFALSKTIVSDKAKAKRVLDGLTKSLDASRAKDFFRVFLSEDPIAIQNALGLIIQIFQKKENILENYGEEKALYFSQTLKKVGRERHRMKAFIRFEKSSNGMFFAVIAPDFNVLPLIIDFFTKRYTDQTWLIYDEKRHYGILYDKTGISEIEISELDANAIIPSNEVVVLDLEEQKYQQLWKSYFKSTNIEARKNMKLHLRHVPKRYWRYLTEKK encoded by the coding sequence ATGATACAGTATATATACGACGGCAGCTTTGGAGGGTTCTTATGTTGTGTGTTTGAATGTTTTGAAAGAAGAGAGTTTGATGTACAATTGATTACTGAAAAAGTATTTGCACCTGACTTTTTTGCCTTATCCAAAACAATAGTCTCGGATAAAGCAAAAGCAAAACGTGTATTGGATGGCTTGACCAAAAGTTTGGACGCAAGTCGTGCAAAAGATTTTTTTCGTGTCTTTCTTTCCGAAGACCCAATTGCGATTCAAAATGCATTGGGTCTTATCATTCAAATATTTCAAAAAAAAGAAAATATTTTGGAAAATTATGGAGAGGAAAAAGCGCTTTATTTTTCCCAAACGTTGAAAAAAGTAGGACGAGAAAGACACCGAATGAAAGCCTTTATACGGTTTGAAAAAAGCTCGAACGGAATGTTTTTTGCGGTTATTGCGCCTGATTTCAACGTATTGCCTTTAATTATAGATTTCTTCACCAAAAGATATACGGATCAAACTTGGCTTATATATGATGAAAAAAGACATTATGGGATCTTGTATGATAAGACGGGAATTTCAGAAATAGAAATTTCAGAGCTTGATGCAAACGCTATAATTCCGTCCAATGAAGTGGTGGTGTTAGATCTTGAAGAACAAAAATATCAACAACTTTGGAAATCTTATTTTAAAAGCACCAATATTGAAGCTCGGAAAAACATGAAGTTACACTTACGTCATGTACCCAAGAGGTATTGGCGCTACTTGACGGAGAAGAAATAA
- the eptA gene encoding phosphoethanolamine--lipid A transferase EptA: MFKFKNDFSVTRFAIILSVINFFLYHLPFFSFVRKNVDAATFGGIIIILSLIVIMLAANFFAFYLVFFLSRIAGKILIPIFFILNASCVYFVNTYSVIIDESMIGNVLNTNYAESSSFFSFKLILYILFLGLLPAILVIKAKIRKEKPKTFFIRASITLLFLVVVAFLNAKNWTWIDKHSKQLGGLAMPWSYTVNITLFYVHKHQKNEKEILLPNASLKDNKKEIFILVIGESARRANFSLYGYKKNTNPYLSKTTNLHWFDATSSATYTTAGVKAILEDRESSDLYEILPNYLNRSGVEVIWRTTNWGEPPVHIKNYLNKEALEKECKGPDCSYDEVLLTGLKEQILASTKNKIFIVLHTSTSHGPTYSKKYPPQFENFKPVCNSVELGECSKEELINAYDNTIVYTDFILHKVIEDLSQLTEYKSTMFFVSDHGESLGENNLYMHGMPKSIAPKEQYEIPFIVWTSDNSEQLKQKIDLTQANVFHSVLYFLGIQSPIYNEELNIFKN; the protein is encoded by the coding sequence ATGTTCAAATTCAAAAATGATTTTTCAGTAACACGCTTTGCGATTATTTTAAGTGTTATCAATTTTTTCTTATATCATTTACCTTTTTTTTCATTCGTACGTAAAAATGTTGATGCTGCAACATTTGGTGGCATTATCATCATACTAAGTTTGATAGTAATAATGTTGGCTGCCAATTTTTTTGCTTTTTATTTAGTTTTTTTTCTATCTAGAATAGCAGGAAAGATATTGATTCCTATTTTTTTTATATTGAATGCGAGCTGCGTTTATTTTGTTAACACCTATAGTGTAATTATAGATGAAAGCATGATTGGAAATGTATTAAATACCAATTATGCAGAATCAAGTAGCTTTTTCTCATTCAAATTAATTTTATATATTTTATTCTTAGGTCTCTTACCTGCAATCCTTGTTATCAAAGCAAAAATCCGTAAGGAAAAACCAAAAACTTTTTTCATACGAGCCTCAATCACTCTATTATTTTTGGTTGTAGTTGCTTTCTTAAATGCCAAAAACTGGACTTGGATAGATAAGCATTCTAAGCAACTCGGCGGACTTGCAATGCCTTGGTCATACACAGTTAATATAACTCTTTTCTATGTACACAAGCATCAAAAAAATGAAAAAGAGATACTTTTGCCTAACGCAAGCTTAAAAGACAATAAAAAAGAAATATTTATTTTAGTTATTGGAGAATCTGCAAGAAGAGCCAATTTTTCTTTATATGGATATAAAAAAAATACGAATCCTTACCTTTCTAAAACAACAAACCTCCATTGGTTTGATGCAACTTCTAGTGCTACTTATACTACAGCAGGGGTCAAAGCAATCTTGGAAGATAGAGAATCTAGTGATTTATATGAAATATTACCCAATTATTTAAATCGTTCTGGTGTTGAAGTTATATGGCGAACCACTAACTGGGGCGAACCTCCAGTGCACATAAAAAATTATCTTAATAAAGAGGCATTGGAAAAAGAATGCAAAGGCCCTGATTGTAGTTATGATGAAGTCTTATTAACTGGATTAAAAGAACAAATATTAGCAAGTACTAAAAATAAAATCTTTATCGTACTACATACAAGTACTAGTCATGGCCCTACTTATAGCAAAAAGTATCCTCCACAATTTGAAAATTTTAAACCCGTATGCAATAGTGTGGAGTTAGGAGAATGTTCTAAAGAGGAATTGATTAATGCGTATGATAACACAATTGTATATACCGATTTTATTTTGCATAAAGTAATAGAGGATTTATCACAATTAACAGAATATAAAAGCACCATGTTTTTTGTATCAGATCATGGAGAATCCCTTGGAGAAAACAATTTATATATGCATGGTATGCCCAAAAGTATTGCCCCCAAAGAACAATATGAAATTCCATTTATAGTCTGGACCTCTGACAATTCAGAACAATTGAAACAAAAAATAGATTTAACTCAAGCGAATGTTTTTCATAGTGTGTTATATTTTCTAGGAATACAAAGTCCTATTTACAATGAAGAGCTAAATATTTTTAAGAATTAG
- a CDS encoding putative DNA modification/repair radical SAM protein: MERIEEKLKILADAAKYDVSCSSSGSKRKNNGSIGDASFSGICHSYTEDGRCVSLLKILLTNHCIYDCAFCVSRKSNDVRRAAFTVQEVVDLTMNFYRRNYIEGLFLSSGIFKNADYTMERLLRIVKKLRTEERYNGYIHLKTIPGASGELIQDAGLYVDRMSINLEIPTEEGLKMVAPEKDHASVRKPLAFVQNQISNFKSESKLIKHKPLFVPAGQSTQMVVGATPESDLEILKVADDFYQNYKLKRVYYSGYIPISSDNNLLPAIGTRPPLIRENRLYQADWLMRFYDFKVDEIVHESKHQLDLEIDPKLAWALRHPELFPIDINTANFRTIIRIPGIGRQSAMKIIKARQFGRLHEYQLRKMGIAYNRAQYFITCADSIINIGHTSMDWVRAQILQQSKASQKYLPQQQLSLFV; the protein is encoded by the coding sequence ATGGAACGAATCGAAGAAAAGCTAAAAATATTGGCAGATGCGGCAAAGTATGATGTTAGTTGTAGTTCCAGCGGTAGCAAACGTAAAAATAATGGCAGTATAGGCGATGCATCTTTCTCAGGTATTTGCCACAGTTATACGGAAGATGGGCGTTGTGTCTCGTTGTTGAAGATTTTGTTGACGAACCATTGTATTTACGATTGTGCATTTTGTGTAAGTCGCAAAAGTAACGATGTTAGGCGTGCGGCATTTACGGTGCAAGAGGTTGTTGATTTGACGATGAATTTTTACCGCCGGAATTATATTGAAGGTTTGTTTTTGAGTTCAGGTATTTTCAAAAATGCCGACTACACAATGGAACGCCTACTCAGAATCGTCAAAAAACTCAGGACGGAAGAGCGTTACAATGGCTATATTCATCTAAAAACAATTCCTGGTGCGAGCGGAGAATTAATCCAAGACGCAGGATTGTATGTGGATCGCATGAGTATCAATCTCGAAATTCCAACTGAGGAAGGTTTAAAAATGGTCGCACCCGAAAAAGACCATGCATCCGTAAGAAAACCGCTTGCTTTTGTGCAAAACCAAATTAGCAATTTCAAATCTGAATCAAAATTAATCAAGCACAAACCTTTATTTGTTCCAGCTGGACAAAGTACACAAATGGTCGTCGGTGCTACACCAGAATCAGATCTGGAAATATTGAAAGTTGCAGATGATTTTTACCAAAACTATAAATTAAAACGCGTCTATTACAGCGGATATATTCCGATATCCAGCGATAATAATCTCTTACCAGCAATCGGTACACGACCGCCATTGATCCGCGAAAACAGATTGTACCAAGCGGATTGGCTGATGCGTTTTTATGATTTCAAAGTGGACGAGATCGTCCATGAGAGCAAGCACCAATTGGATTTGGAAATTGATCCGAAACTTGCCTGGGCTTTACGGCATCCAGAATTGTTTCCTATTGACATTAATACGGCGAATTTTCGTACTATTATTAGGATTCCAGGTATTGGACGTCAATCCGCGATGAAAATTATCAAGGCAAGACAATTTGGTCGCCTACACGAATATCAATTACGTAAAATGGGCATAGCCTACAATCGTGCGCAATACTTTATCACTTGTGCAGATTCTATTATTAACATCGGGCACACATCCATGGATTGGGTCAGAGCACAAATATTGCAACAGTCAAAGGCCAGTCAGAAATATCTTCCACAACAACAACTGTCATTATTTGTATGA